Proteins encoded within one genomic window of Calonectris borealis chromosome 1, bCalBor7.hap1.2, whole genome shotgun sequence:
- the LOC142078057 gene encoding olfactory receptor 10R2-like produces the protein MMNETKVMEFVLIGFSDFPDLQIPLFIFFFLTYLVILTGNVLLMTIIRLHRHLHIPMYFFLSILSFSETCYTFTVIPKMLVNLITEKKSISFTGCAAQMFFFLGFGGTNCMLLTAMGYDRCVAICKPLHYRLLMNDTVCSQLVAFAVVTGFTLSLIVTYFIFTLPFCGEKEINHYFCDMRPVIQAACTENNGIEIVIFIFCIVVVFGSFLLIILSYILIFNTILKIPSTEGKRKAFSTCASHLIVVVVHFGCASIIYLRPKSTYSLEEDTLISVTYTVVTPLLNPVVYSLRNKDVQLALRKGLGRKTCTGMR, from the coding sequence ATGATGAATGAAACCAAAGTGATGGAGTTCGTCTTGATTGGATTTTCAGATTTTCCAGATCTTCAGATTccattatttatcttttttttcctgacttacCTGGTCATCCTCACTGGAAATGTCCTGCTAATGACAATTATCAGGCTTCACCGTCACCTTCACAtccccatgtatttcttcctttccattctctctttttcagaaacTTGCTATACATTTACTGTCATTCCCAAGATGCTGGTAAAtctaataacagaaaaaaagtccaTTTCTTTCACTGGATGTGCTGctcagatgtttttcttccttggctttgGAGGCACTAACTGTATGCTTCTAACAGCAATGGGGTATGACCGATGTGTGGCTATATGTAAACCTTTACATTACAGACTCCTCATGAACGACACAGTCTGTAGTCAGCTAGTGGCCTTTGCAGTGGTGACTGGCTTTACCTTGTCCCTGATAGTTACCTACTTTATATTCACATTGCCTTTCTgtggagagaaggaaattaatCACTACTTCTGTGACATGCGTCCTGTCATTCAGGCAGCTTGCACAGAGAATAATGGAATTGagatagtaatttttattttttgtattgtggTTGTGTTTGGCTCATTCTTATTGATTATTCTCTCGTACATTTTGATCTTCAACACCATCCTCAAGATCCCCTCTACTGAGGGGAAACGTAAAGCCTTTTCCACTTGTGCCTCCCATCTCATTGTGGTTGTGGTGCACTTTGGGTGTGCCTCCATCATCTATTTAAGGCCCAAATCCACCTATTCCCTAGAGGAGGACACTCTGATTTCTGTCACTTACACTGTGGTTACTCCCTTGCTGAACCCTGTAGTTTATAGTCTGAGGAACAAGGATGTGCAGTTGGCCCTTCGGAAAGGCCTGGGACGAAAAACGTGCACAGGGATGAGGTAA
- the LOC142078058 gene encoding olfactory receptor 2A12-like: MQNETSVREFILLGFSSNPALQLCLFGIFSVLYSATLMGNALVFVLICLDYRLHSPMYFFLCHLSIMDICYASNNVPHMLRNLLGQGRTISFAGCGTQIHLYLILALTECVLLAVMSYDRYVAICHPLRYVLIMNWRVCLTLAAVSWAFGFLFGTLQASLALHLPFCGPCEVDHFFCEILAVLKLACADTTANKVLIFAVCVCFLLFPLALILISYLHILATILCMRSAAGWHKTFSTCGSHLTVVGLFYGNAIFMYMGPGSGNSSGREKVLSLFYSLISPSLNPLIYSLRNKQVKEALLKLQRRKRVFHSVSFHGEKVLSLFYSLISPSLNPLIYSLRNKQVKKALLKLQRRKIIFHSVSFGIYAFTCLLSFCSFFLSSMGISH, translated from the exons aTGCAGAATGAAACGTCTGTCAGAGAGTTCATCCTCCTGGGGTTCTCCAGCaacccagccctgcagctctgcctctttGGCATTTTCTCTGTCCTCTACTCTGCCACTCTGATGGGAAACGCACTTGTCTTTGTGCTTATCTGCCTGGACTACCGCCTCCACagccccatgtacttcttcctctgcCACCTCTCCATCATGGACATCTGCTATGCCTCTAACAATGTCCCCCATATGCTGAGGAACCTCCTTGGACAAGGCAGAACCATCTCCTTTGCTGGGTGTGGGACACAGATACATCTTTATTTAATCCTTGCACTTACAGAGTGCGTGCTGCTGGCCGTGATGTCTTATGATCGCTACGTGGCAATCTGCCATCCCCTCCGCTACGTCCTTATTATGAACTGGAGGGTGTGCCTCACCCTTGCCGCAGTTTCATGGGCTTTTGGGTTCCTATTTGGTACACTACAAGCCTCTCTGGCTTTACACCTACCTTTCTGTGGCCCCTGCGAGGTCGACCACTTCTTCTGTGAAATCCTTGCTGTCTTAAAGCTGGCCTGCGCTGACACTACTGCCAATAAAGTCCTGATCTTTGCTGTTTGCGtgtgcttcctcctcttccctttagCCTTAATACTAATTTCCTACCTGCATATCCTGGCCACCATTCTGTGCATGCGCTCTGCAGCAGGATggcacaaaaccttctccacCTGTGGCTCCCACCTGACCGTGGTGGGTCTGTTTTATGGAAACGCCATCTTCATGTACATGGGGCCCGGGAGCGGTAACTCATCTGGGAGGGAGAAAGTTCTGTCCCTTTTCTACAGTCTCATCAGCCCAAGTTTGAACCCCCTGATTTACAGTCTGAGGAACAAGCAGGTGAAGGAAGCCTTGCTGaagcttcagagaaggaaaagagtttTTCATTCCGTTTCATTCCATGG GGAGaaagttctttcccttttctacaGTCTCATCAGCCCAAGTTTGAACCCCCTGATTTACAGTCTGAGGAACAAGCAGGTGAAGAAAGCCTTGCTGaagcttcagagaaggaaaataatttttcattccgTGTCATTCGGGATCTATGCTTTCACCTGTCTCCtgtctttctgctctttcttcttgAGCTCTATGGGTATTTCTCACTGA
- the LOC142090115 gene encoding olfactory receptor 10R2-like, giving the protein MMNETKVMEFVLIGFSDFPDLQIPLFVFFFLTYLVILTGNVLLMTIVRLHRHLHIPMYFFLSILSFSETCYTFTVIPKMLVNLITEKKSISFTGCAAQMFFFLGFAGTNCMLLTAMGYDRCVAICKPLHYRLLMNDTVCSQLVAFAVVTGFTLSLINTYIIFTLPFCGEKEINHYFCDMRPVIQAACTQNNGIEIVIFIICIVVLCVPFLLIILSYILIFNTILKIPSTEGKRKAFSTCASHLTVVVVHFGCASITYLRPKSTYSLEEDTLISVTYTVVTPLLNPVVYSLRNKDVQLALRKSLGRKLCTWMT; this is encoded by the coding sequence ATGATGAATGAAACCAAAGTGATGGAGTTCGTCTTGATTGGATTTTCAGATTTTCCAGATCTTCAGATTccattatttgtcttttttttcctgacttacCTGGTCATCCTCACTGGAAATGTCCTGCTAATGACAATTGTCAGGCTTCACCGTCACCTTCACAtccccatgtatttcttcctttccattctctctttttcagaaacTTGCTATACATTTACTGTCATTCCCAAGATGCTGGTAAAtctaataacagaaaaaaagtccaTTTCTTTCACTGGATGTGCTGctcagatgtttttcttccttggctttgcAGGGACTAACTGTATGCTTCTAACGGCAATGGGGTATGACCGATGTGTGGCTATATGTAAACCTTTACATTACAGACTCCTCATGAACGACACAGTCTGTAGTCAGCTAGTGGCCTTTGCAGTGGTGACTGGCTTTACCTTGTCCCTGATAAATACCTACATTATATTCACATTGCCTTTCTgtggagagaaggaaattaatCACTACTTCTGTGACATGCGTCCTGTCATTCAGGCAGCTTGCACACAGAATAATGGAATTGAGatagtaatttttattatttgtattgtgGTTCTGTGTGTCCCATTCTTATTGATTATTCTCTCGTACATTTTGATCTTCAACACCATCCTCAAGATCCCCTCTACTGAGGGGAAACGTAAAGCCTTTTCCACTTGTGCCTCCCATCTCACTGTGGTTGTGGTGCACTTTGGGTGTGCCTCCATCACCTATTTAAGGCCCAAATCCACCTATTCCCTAGAGGAGGACACTCTGATTTCTGTCACTTACACTGTGGTGACTCCCTTGCTGAACCCTGTGGTttatagcctgaggaacaaggatGTGCAGTTGGCCCTTCGGAAAAGCCTGGGACGAAAACTGTGCACATGGATGACGTAA